From the Solanum lycopersicum chromosome 10, SLM_r2.1 genome, one window contains:
- the LOC101249407 gene encoding glycine-rich protein 2-like → MASEGNKGQRQKGTVKWFSDQKGFGFVTPNDGGPELFVHQSGIRSEGFRSLADGEPVEFEVESGNDGRTKAVDVTGPDGAPVKGGSRDAGGDRYGGGGRYGGGYGGRYGGGGGGGGNCYKCGEEGHFARECSQGGGGGGGRYGGSGSGSCYKCGQEGHFARECTNSSNR, encoded by the coding sequence ATGGCGTCCGAGGGTAATAAGGGTCAAAGGCAAAAGGGTACTGTTAAATGGTTTAGCGATCAGAAAGGTTTTGGTTTTGTTACTCCAAATGATGGCGGACCGGAGCTATTCGTTCACCAATCGGGGATTCGGTCCGAGGGGTTCCGCAGCTTGGCAGATGGAGAACCTGTGGAATTTGAGGTTGAATCCGGTAACGATGGCCGTACGAAGGCCGTCGATGTTACCGGTCCTGATGGTGCTCCTGTTAAGGGAGGATCTCGTGACGCTGGTGGCGACCGCTATGGTGGAGGCGGGAGGTATGGCGGTGGTTACGGCGGGAGGTATGGTGGTGGCGGCGGTGGAGGAGGGAACTGTTACAAGTGTGGTGAGGAGGGGCACTTTGCACGAGAGTGCAGCCAAGGTGGCGGCGGCGGCGGAGGACGTTATGGTGGTAGCGGCAGTGGATCATGCTACAAGTGCGGGCAGGAAGGGCACTTTGCTCGTGAATGCACCAACAGCAGCAACCGCTGA